Proteins encoded in a region of the Actinomycetes bacterium genome:
- a CDS encoding nuclear transport factor 2 family protein: MNDQPDQSQPRAGDVEAVRAANTALYDAFETGDIDLMTAVWLEDSAAEVVTCVHPGWAPLHGTGPVLRSWSMIMANTSYIQFVLTDVTVSVTGDTAVVTCGENMLTGMPSTPADPSPGLAGGRAVATNVFRRTAAGWRLWVHHASPVLAAQEVDG; this comes from the coding sequence GTGAACGACCAGCCCGACCAGAGCCAACCGCGGGCCGGCGACGTCGAGGCGGTGCGTGCCGCGAACACCGCGCTCTACGACGCCTTCGAGACCGGCGACATAGACCTGATGACCGCGGTCTGGCTCGAGGACTCGGCCGCCGAGGTCGTCACCTGCGTGCACCCCGGGTGGGCGCCGCTGCACGGCACCGGCCCGGTGCTGCGCTCATGGTCGATGATCATGGCCAACACGTCGTACATCCAGTTCGTGCTGACCGACGTGACGGTCTCGGTCACCGGCGACACGGCGGTCGTGACCTGCGGCGAGAACATGCTCACCGGCATGCCCTCGACGCCGGCCGACCCGTCGCCGGGACTGGCCGGCGGGAGAGCGGTCGCGACCAACGTGTTCCGCCGCACCGCCGCAGGCTGGCGGCTGTGGGTGCATCACGCCTCCCCGGTGCTCGCGGCGCAGGAGGTGGACGGGTGA